The nucleotide sequence CGAAGACAATCACATTTAACGAGCTACGTAAAATCAAAGACAGTTTGCCAGACGGTAGTACTCATCGGATTGCTGATGAGTTGGGTTTATCAGTAGAAACCGTTCGAAATTATTTCGGAGGTCATAATTTCAAAGATGGAAAGAGTTGTGGGTTACATATTGAGCCCGGTCCTGATGGCGGTTTGATTATTTTAGATGACACAACTGTTTTAGAGCGTGCTTTGCAGATCCTCAATGAAAAAGTTGGGATGAAAGTGGAAGCACCTGAAGCCTAAAGAAAATTTCAGTAAATAAAGAATCCCATAGCATAATTTATTCGCTTTGGGATTTTTTATTTTTACTAAACCTTTGATAGTAACCTGTTGTTTTATTAAAAAAACCATAAGTATGGAAGATAAGTTAGTAACATTAGCTATTCTCACATTTGAAAAAGCTCAAATCTTAAAAACAATGCTTGAGACTGAAGGTATAGAGGTTTATATTCATAATGTAAATCTTATTCAGCCAGTTGTCTCTGCTGGAGTTCGTGTTCGTATTAAGGAAAGTGATTTACCGCATGCATTAAGAATAGTTGAAGACAGCAAGTGGTTTACAGAAGAATCACTCAAGGAGGATTCAAGTACTAGTAGTGTAAAAAAAGTATTAATACCTGTTGACTTTTCTGATTATTCGATTGCTGCATGTGAAATAGGAATTAACTATGCTCATAAAATTGGAGCGGAAGTGATGATTCTCCATGCATACTTCACACCATATTTTCCCTCTGCAATTCCTTTAGGAGATACCTTAGCCTATCAGATTAATGAAGATGATTCAGTTCAGCATCTGCTTAAACGTGTACAAGATGA is from uncultured Macellibacteroides sp. and encodes:
- a CDS encoding DNA-binding protein, giving the protein MTKTITFNELRKIKDSLPDGSTHRIADELGLSVETVRNYFGGHNFKDGKSCGLHIEPGPDGGLIILDDTTVLERALQILNEKVGMKVEAPEA